The following proteins come from a genomic window of Sulfitobacter indolifex:
- a CDS encoding Ppx/GppA phosphatase family protein, producing the protein MAPQRPKGAGALDKDIPALSPAPVPPRSNELYAALDLGTNSCRMLIAQPRGSGFHVVDSFSKSVQLGAGLEKTGRLSRGSMARTIQALRICQQKLRRNKVQNMRLVATEACRRAHNGAEFMRRIQRETGLKLDIIRPEEEAQLAVISCAPLVSRKTENLLVVDIGGGSTELVWIDISKVPKADRARSIMRLQGGFNQAKSDVPSARVVDWISVPLGVATLRDQFSDVEDDAARFALMSWFFEENLTDFTPYQTIQSQKRFQIVGTSGTVTTVAASHLNLKRYDRTKVDGLSMSSAQIDKVIHSYIAMGPGGRRADPRIGQDRAALIMSGAAILQALMRCWPTDRLSVADRGLREGLLYAQMSADGVLEEGVF; encoded by the coding sequence ATGGCGCCACAGCGTCCCAAAGGTGCGGGTGCGCTCGATAAGGACATTCCGGCTCTGAGCCCCGCGCCAGTTCCGCCCAGATCTAATGAGCTATATGCGGCCCTAGATCTGGGTACAAATAGCTGCCGCATGTTGATCGCCCAGCCACGTGGCAGCGGTTTCCATGTGGTGGACAGTTTCTCAAAATCGGTGCAATTGGGTGCCGGTTTGGAAAAAACCGGGCGATTGTCGCGCGGATCGATGGCGCGCACCATTCAGGCATTGCGTATTTGTCAGCAGAAACTGCGGCGCAACAAGGTGCAGAACATGCGGCTTGTGGCGACCGAAGCCTGCCGCCGTGCGCACAACGGTGCGGAGTTCATGCGCCGTATCCAGCGCGAGACTGGCCTTAAACTCGACATCATCCGGCCTGAGGAAGAAGCGCAGCTTGCCGTGATCTCTTGCGCGCCGTTGGTGAGCCGGAAGACGGAAAATCTGCTGGTTGTGGATATCGGTGGCGGCTCGACCGAGTTGGTTTGGATTGATATTTCCAAAGTCCCCAAGGCCGACCGCGCGCGTTCGATCATGCGGCTTCAGGGTGGTTTCAATCAGGCGAAGTCTGATGTGCCCTCGGCCCGCGTGGTGGATTGGATTAGCGTGCCCTTAGGTGTGGCGACATTGCGTGATCAATTCTCTGACGTAGAGGATGACGCGGCCCGTTTCGCGCTGATGAGTTGGTTTTTCGAAGAGAACCTCACCGATTTTACGCCCTACCAGACGATCCAATCGCAAAAGCGGTTCCAGATCGTCGGCACCTCGGGCACCGTGACCACCGTGGCAGCGAGCCACTTGAACCTAAAGCGCTATGACCGCACCAAGGTCGACGGGCTCAGCATGAGCAGCGCCCAAATCGACAAGGTGATCCATTCTTATATCGCCATGGGACCGGGCGGGCGCCGCGCCGATCCGCGTATCGGACAGGACCGCGCGGCCTTGATCATGTCGGGCGCCGCAATCTTACAGGCGCTGATGCGCTGCTGGCCGACGGACCGTTTGTCAGTTGCGGATCGCGGTCTGCGCGAAGGCCTGCTATATGCACAGATGAGCGCCGATGGCGTATTAGAAGAAGGGGTCTTTTGA
- a CDS encoding ureidoglycolate lyase, with protein sequence MTRQLILQPLTVEAFAPFGEVLEVRGAPDKIINQGMCGRHHDLADLDFGDGRAGISVFDATPRALPFTLDMVERHPLGAQAFLPMHQNPYLVVVAPDNAGQPGRPQAFLAGPGQGVNYHRNTWHAVCCPLSAPGLFAVVDRIGDGDNLEEHWFDTAWEVVEAAE encoded by the coding sequence ATGACCCGTCAGTTGATCTTGCAGCCCCTCACTGTCGAGGCCTTTGCGCCCTTTGGCGAGGTGCTGGAAGTGCGCGGCGCACCGGACAAGATCATCAATCAGGGGATGTGTGGGCGGCATCATGATTTGGCCGACCTCGATTTTGGCGACGGCCGCGCGGGCATCAGCGTTTTTGACGCCACGCCCCGCGCCCTGCCCTTCACCCTTGATATGGTAGAGCGGCATCCGCTCGGCGCGCAGGCTTTTTTGCCGATGCACCAAAACCCGTATTTGGTCGTGGTTGCACCCGATAACGCAGGCCAACCCGGCAGGCCGCAAGCCTTCCTTGCTGGTCCGGGTCAGGGCGTGAACTACCACCGTAACACGTGGCACGCCGTCTGCTGCCCGCTCAGCGCGCCCGGTCTTTTCGCCGTGGTGGACCGGATCGGGGACGGTGACAATCTCGAAGAACATTGGTTCGACACAGCTTGGGAGGTGGTCGAAGCCGCAGAATAA
- the puuE gene encoding allantoinase PuuE has product MTRYPRDMQGHGPTPPNAQWPNGAKIAVQLVLNYEEGGENNILHGDAASEAFLSEIVGAAQWPGQRHANMESIYEYGARAGFWRLHRLMKDLPITVYGVATALARSPVQTAAMIDAGWEMATHGLKWIEHKDMPEEEERAAIAEAIRLHTEVTGSAPRGFYCGRSSENTIRLAAETGQFAYVADAYADDLPYWVEIGARDQLIVPYTLDCNDMRFATPQGFNAGAQFLDYLKASFDALYREGAEGAAKMLSVGLHCRLIGRPGRVEALRQFIEYAQSHEGVWFATREQIAEHWAETHPHERRERPSQMDRETFVAKYGSIFEHSPWIAEGAHALELGAGHDTAVGLHNALARIFRSASDEQRLGVLQAHPDLAGKLAQAQRLTAESTSEQAAAGLDALTDAERETFTRLNNNYVEKHGFPFIIAVRDHDKADILSAFERRINNDRDTEFAEACRQVERIAHLRLKGMLP; this is encoded by the coding sequence ATGACTCGCTACCCCCGCGACATGCAGGGTCACGGCCCCACCCCCCCGAACGCCCAGTGGCCCAATGGCGCGAAGATCGCCGTGCAACTTGTGCTGAATTACGAAGAAGGCGGGGAGAATAACATCCTGCATGGCGACGCGGCGTCCGAAGCGTTTCTGTCTGAGATCGTAGGCGCCGCGCAATGGCCGGGGCAGCGCCATGCCAATATGGAATCGATCTATGAATACGGCGCGCGCGCCGGATTTTGGCGACTTCATCGCTTGATGAAAGACCTGCCGATCACCGTCTATGGCGTCGCTACTGCGCTGGCCCGCTCACCGGTTCAGACTGCAGCGATGATTGACGCAGGCTGGGAAATGGCGACGCATGGCCTCAAATGGATCGAGCACAAGGACATGCCCGAAGAGGAGGAGCGCGCGGCCATCGCCGAAGCAATCCGCCTGCATACCGAAGTCACCGGCAGCGCCCCGCGTGGCTTTTACTGTGGGCGTTCATCGGAAAACACCATACGTTTGGCGGCTGAGACGGGACAGTTCGCCTATGTTGCCGACGCCTATGCCGACGACCTGCCCTATTGGGTTGAGATCGGCGCGCGTGACCAGTTGATCGTGCCCTACACGCTCGATTGCAACGACATGCGCTTTGCCACGCCGCAGGGTTTTAACGCTGGCGCGCAGTTTTTGGACTATCTCAAGGCCAGCTTTGACGCGCTTTACCGTGAGGGTGCCGAAGGTGCCGCAAAGATGTTATCGGTTGGATTGCACTGCCGTTTGATTGGTCGTCCCGGTCGGGTCGAGGCGCTGCGCCAGTTTATCGAATATGCCCAAAGCCACGAAGGCGTCTGGTTCGCGACCCGTGAACAGATCGCGGAACATTGGGCCGAAACTCACCCGCATGAGCGTCGCGAACGGCCTAGTCAGATGGACCGCGAGACTTTCGTTGCCAAATACGGCAGCATTTTTGAGCATTCCCCGTGGATCGCCGAGGGTGCGCATGCGCTGGAACTCGGCGCGGGGCATGACACGGCGGTCGGGCTGCACAATGCACTGGCGCGGATCTTCCGCAGTGCGAGCGATGAGCAACGGCTCGGCGTACTTCAGGCCCACCCCGATCTGGCAGGCAAGCTCGCGCAGGCGCAGCGCCTAACGGCAGAGAGCACCTCCGAACAGGCCGCCGCAGGATTGGATGCGCTGACGGATGCAGAGCGCGAGACTTTCACCCGTCTCAACAACAACTACGTCGAGAAACACGGCTTTCCCTTCATCATCGCGGTGCGCGACCACGACAAGGCGGACATCCTCTCCGCGTTTGAACGGCGCATTAACAACGACCGCGACACCGAATTCGCCGAGGCCTGCCGTCAAGTCGAACGCATCGCGCACCTGCGGCTGAAAGGCATGCTGCCATGA
- a CDS encoding methyltetrahydrofolate cobalamin methyltransferase encodes MTRTVIESKTKTAVIGFDEPFCVIGERINPTGRKILSQELERGDFSRVEADAIAQVAAGATVLDVNSGAVFSNKMAEDPRYADNNFVEPMLMPELIKVVQNAVDAPICIDSSVPGALEAGLEACEGRPLLNSVTGEEERLELVLPLVKKYNVPVVAISNDDTGISEDPDVRFAVAKKIVERAADFGIPAHDIVVDPLVMPIGAMATAGHQVFTLVRRLREELGVNTTCGASNISFGLPNRHGINNAFLPMAMGAGMTSAIMNPVAVPLNAVKIAEKRAEMAAAGIILPEEMDDETFATLFNLGSTKSRPGKEMEAIRAANFLFDRDPHGSAWIEFNKVAPKAGHEGRGRAGRTGGRRRR; translated from the coding sequence ATGACCAGAACCGTCATCGAATCCAAAACCAAGACCGCCGTCATCGGCTTTGACGAGCCGTTCTGCGTGATCGGAGAGCGGATCAATCCCACGGGCCGCAAGATCTTAAGCCAAGAGCTGGAGCGAGGCGATTTTTCCCGGGTCGAGGCCGACGCCATCGCGCAGGTGGCCGCTGGGGCCACGGTTTTGGATGTGAACTCGGGCGCGGTCTTTTCCAACAAGATGGCCGAAGACCCACGCTATGCCGACAACAACTTTGTCGAGCCGATGCTGATGCCGGAACTGATCAAGGTCGTGCAAAACGCCGTCGACGCGCCGATCTGCATCGACAGTTCTGTGCCCGGCGCACTCGAAGCAGGGCTTGAGGCCTGCGAAGGCCGCCCGCTGCTGAACTCTGTCACCGGCGAAGAAGAGCGGCTCGAACTCGTGCTGCCGCTGGTCAAGAAATACAACGTGCCAGTGGTGGCGATCTCCAACGACGATACCGGCATTTCCGAAGACCCGGATGTGCGCTTTGCCGTGGCGAAAAAGATCGTCGAACGCGCCGCCGATTTTGGCATCCCAGCCCATGATATCGTCGTCGATCCACTGGTCATGCCAATCGGCGCGATGGCAACGGCGGGCCATCAGGTTTTCACCCTTGTGCGCCGCCTGCGCGAGGAGCTGGGGGTGAACACCACCTGCGGCGCATCCAACATCTCTTTCGGATTGCCAAACCGTCACGGCATCAACAACGCTTTCCTGCCGATGGCGATGGGTGCCGGCATGACGAGCGCCATCATGAACCCGGTGGCCGTCCCGCTGAATGCTGTGAAAATTGCGGAAAAACGCGCCGAGATGGCCGCTGCGGGCATCATCCTTCCCGAAGAAATGGATGATGAGACCTTCGCGACGCTCTTTAACCTCGGCTCGACCAAATCACGTCCGGGCAAAGAGATGGAGGCGATCCGTGCCGCCAACTTCCTCTTTGACCGTGACCCGCATGGCAGCGCGTGGATCGAGTTCAATAAGGTCGCCCCCAAAGCCGGTCACGAAGGCCGTGGCCGCGCAGGCCGCACCGGCGGACGCCGCCGCCGGTAA
- a CDS encoding virulence factor — protein MPAVTIVYWRDIPAQVIVGKGRRGSKRPLPERFEQAIDRAAMKVGAGDTDAYLAEWRKADPFEVEGDPDDVADAEAARIDAEYDRDRIKQLINNDGWA, from the coding sequence ATGCCCGCAGTTACAATCGTTTATTGGCGCGATATTCCGGCTCAGGTCATCGTCGGCAAAGGCCGCCGTGGCTCCAAACGCCCCCTGCCCGAACGCTTTGAGCAGGCGATTGACCGCGCTGCAATGAAGGTCGGCGCCGGGGATACCGACGCCTATCTGGCGGAATGGCGCAAGGCGGACCCCTTTGAAGTTGAAGGCGACCCCGATGATGTTGCCGACGCCGAAGCCGCCCGGATCGATGCGGAATACGACCGCGACCGGATCAAGCAACTGATTAACAATGACGGCTGGGCATAG
- the uraH gene encoding hydroxyisourate hydrolase: protein MTGYLTTHVLDTARGCPATGLKIELFRLEGENRTHLRSLTTNADGRTDEQILPAEEFQTGTYELLFHCGAYLDANGTPAEEPRFLDVVPLRFGMSEAAHYHVPLLLSPFGYSTYRGS, encoded by the coding sequence ATGACAGGCTATCTGACAACACATGTATTGGACACGGCACGCGGTTGTCCGGCAACGGGGCTGAAGATCGAGCTTTTCCGCTTGGAAGGCGAGAACCGCACCCATCTGCGGAGCTTGACCACCAATGCGGATGGCCGCACGGATGAGCAGATTCTGCCTGCCGAGGAATTTCAGACCGGCACCTATGAGCTGCTGTTCCACTGCGGGGCCTATCTCGACGCCAATGGCACCCCCGCCGAAGAACCGCGCTTTCTTGATGTCGTCCCGTTGCGTTTTGGCATGTCGGAGGCCGCGCATTACCATGTGCCGCTGCTGCTCTCGCCCTTTGGCTATTCGACTTACCGCGGCAGTTAA
- a CDS encoding bifunctional allantoicase/(S)-ureidoglycine aminohydrolase yields the protein MPPPRYFAPTGGHPDQKTLLSDRAVFTEAYAVLPRGTMRDIVTSFLPFWEDTRLWVIARPLSGFAETFSQYIMEVQPGGGSDRPELDSEAQGVLFVVEGGFTLTLEGESHAMREGSYAYIPAGSNWALKNDSGAVTRFHWIRKAYEAVEGLDHPDPLILNEQDIEPNVMPDTDGVWATTRFVDPSDLRHDMHVTIVTLQPGGVIPFCETHVMEHGLYVLEGKAVYRLNQDWVEVEAGDFMWLRAFCPQACYAGGPGPFRYLLYKDVNRHMKLR from the coding sequence ATGCCCCCCCCTCGTTATTTCGCGCCCACTGGCGGCCACCCGGATCAGAAAACCTTGCTGTCTGACCGCGCCGTTTTCACCGAAGCCTACGCCGTTCTGCCCCGCGGCACGATGCGCGATATTGTAACCTCATTTTTGCCGTTCTGGGAAGATACGCGGCTTTGGGTCATCGCGCGCCCCTTGAGCGGTTTTGCTGAGACATTTTCGCAATATATCATGGAGGTGCAGCCCGGTGGCGGCTCCGACCGGCCTGAACTGGATAGCGAGGCGCAAGGGGTGCTCTTCGTGGTCGAAGGTGGTTTCACCCTAACCCTCGAAGGGGAAAGCCACGCGATGCGCGAAGGCAGCTATGCCTATATTCCGGCGGGGTCGAACTGGGCGCTAAAGAACGACAGTGGTGCGGTCACGCGGTTCCATTGGATCCGCAAAGCCTATGAGGCGGTAGAGGGGCTGGATCATCCCGATCCGCTAATCCTGAACGAGCAGGACATCGAACCGAACGTTATGCCTGATACGGATGGGGTCTGGGCGACGACGCGGTTTGTTGATCCCAGCGATCTGCGCCATGACATGCATGTTACAATCGTCACGCTGCAACCTGGTGGGGTGATCCCCTTTTGTGAGACCCATGTGATGGAGCATGGGCTTTACGTTCTAGAGGGCAAGGCGGTTTACCGGCTCAATCAGGATTGGGTCGAGGTTGAGGCCGGCGATTTCATGTGGCTGCGCGCTTTTTGCCCGCAGGCCTGTTATGCGGGCGGACCGGGGCCGTTTCGGTATCTGCTCTATAAGGACGTGAACCGGCATATGAAGCTGCGCTGA
- a CDS encoding methylenetetrahydrofolate reductase produces MALLNFRKKETPAPQAPVAEVEALLKDYSIEVMPRTAMKVEDFRALLPEGTRVYIAHIDGTPIEDMVATAARLNADGFKVMPHFPARIIKDRATLADWIARYQGEADVRQALLLAGGVTTPVGEFSDSMQLMETGLFDEAGFTRLHVAGHPEGNRDIDADGGRLNVDAAMKWKNDFQTRTDAEMAIATQFAFEAQPIIEWADSLKAAGITLPIHIGIAGPAKLQTLIKFAIACGVGPSLKVLQKRAMDVTKLLLPYEPADVISELAAYKAANPDFNISHVHLFPLGGIKTSATWLQENGGASGVPADAA; encoded by the coding sequence ATGGCACTTTTGAACTTCCGCAAGAAAGAAACACCCGCCCCACAGGCGCCGGTGGCCGAAGTTGAGGCGCTATTGAAGGATTATTCGATCGAGGTGATGCCCCGCACCGCCATGAAGGTCGAAGATTTCCGTGCTCTGCTGCCCGAGGGCACCCGTGTCTATATCGCCCATATCGATGGCACACCGATCGAGGATATGGTCGCCACCGCAGCGCGGCTAAACGCCGATGGCTTTAAAGTCATGCCGCATTTTCCGGCGCGTATTATTAAGGACCGCGCCACGCTTGCCGATTGGATTGCCCGCTATCAGGGTGAGGCGGACGTGCGCCAGGCGCTGTTGCTGGCGGGCGGTGTCACTACTCCTGTAGGGGAATTCAGCGACTCCATGCAGTTGATGGAGACCGGTCTGTTTGATGAGGCCGGTTTCACCCGGCTGCATGTGGCGGGCCATCCAGAGGGTAACCGCGACATCGACGCTGACGGGGGCCGCCTGAATGTGGATGCGGCGATGAAGTGGAAGAACGACTTTCAGACTCGCACGGATGCGGAAATGGCCATCGCCACACAATTCGCCTTTGAGGCGCAGCCGATCATCGAATGGGCCGACAGCCTTAAAGCGGCGGGCATCACCCTGCCCATCCACATCGGCATCGCTGGGCCTGCCAAGCTACAAACCCTCATTAAATTCGCCATCGCCTGCGGTGTTGGCCCTTCGCTTAAGGTGCTGCAGAAACGCGCGATGGATGTCACCAAGCTGCTGTTGCCATATGAGCCGGCAGATGTGATCAGTGAATTGGCCGCTTACAAGGCGGCGAACCCGGACTTCAACATCAGCCACGTGCATCTTTTCCCGCTGGGCGGGATCAAGACCAGTGCCACATGGTTACAAGAAAATGGCGGCGCCTCTGGGGTGCCAGCCGACGCAGCCTGA
- a CDS encoding LysR family transcriptional regulator, giving the protein MSYFDNIRTFVRVYELGSMSAAARDQRVSPAVASARITQLEGHLGVRLFQRTTRSLSATEQGRIFYDGACKILASVAEAEAGIEDVTDNPRGTLHVAAPLGVGRRLIAPHVPEFAETYPLVDVRLRLSDRKLDLTAEGLDVAFFLGRPEDSTLRIRKVADCERVLCASPAYVAAHGHPRSGAEIDRGQHNCLNLRFPGATEFQWQLQGPEGAAKYDVRGRFESDDGDVLTDWALAGAGIAMKPLFEIAEHLRSGALVRVVEDTPPLPVQMACLYTHRRHQDPKTRLFMDFMIARMEDSLRVG; this is encoded by the coding sequence ATGTCCTATTTCGACAACATCCGTACTTTCGTGCGCGTCTATGAACTTGGCAGCATGTCGGCTGCCGCACGCGATCAGCGCGTCTCGCCTGCGGTAGCATCAGCGCGGATCACCCAGTTGGAGGGGCATTTGGGCGTACGCCTGTTTCAGCGCACCACCCGCAGCCTGTCGGCTACCGAACAGGGGCGGATTTTCTATGACGGGGCCTGCAAGATTCTCGCCTCCGTCGCCGAAGCCGAAGCGGGCATCGAGGATGTCACCGACAACCCCCGCGGCACGCTGCATGTCGCAGCCCCGCTGGGTGTGGGTCGTCGGCTGATTGCGCCGCATGTGCCAGAATTTGCGGAGACCTATCCGCTGGTTGATGTGCGCTTGCGGTTAAGCGATCGCAAGCTCGACCTCACGGCCGAGGGGCTCGACGTGGCCTTCTTCCTCGGGCGGCCCGAAGATTCCACCCTGCGCATCCGGAAAGTGGCTGATTGCGAACGCGTGCTCTGCGCCAGCCCGGCCTATGTCGCCGCCCACGGTCATCCGCGCAGCGGAGCCGAGATCGACCGAGGCCAACATAACTGTCTAAACCTCCGCTTTCCCGGCGCGACAGAGTTTCAGTGGCAACTTCAAGGCCCAGAAGGCGCGGCGAAATACGACGTGCGTGGACGGTTTGAGAGTGACGACGGTGATGTGCTCACCGATTGGGCGCTCGCGGGGGCGGGCATCGCCATGAAACCGCTGTTCGAGATCGCAGAACACCTGCGCAGCGGTGCCTTGGTGCGGGTGGTTGAAGACACGCCACCCCTGCCCGTTCAAATGGCGTGTCTCTACACACACCGCCGCCACCAAGACCCGAAGACCCGGCTGTTCATGGACTTTATGATCGCCCGGATGGAGGACTCGCTTAGAGTTGGTTAA
- a CDS encoding nucleobase:cation symporter-2 family protein, producing MTDASLGTPEQLRDPNYTPALAKAVPLGIQHVLAMFVSNVTPAIIVAGAAGFGFGSDAGAQGFPDMTYLIQMSMLFAGIATLFQTIGMGPVGARLPIVQGTSFAFLPIMIPLVAGKGVEALPALFGGVLVGGLFHTLLGTFIGRIRFALPPLVTGLVVTMIGLALVKVGIQYAAGGVPAMDQPEYGSLLNWSAALIVIFATLGLKFFTRGMLSVSAVVIGIAVGYVYALLMGMVTVDGIATSWDRAAAVALPIPFAYGFEFSFAAVVGFCLMAFVSAVETVGDVSGITKGGAGREATDAEITGATYADGLGSAIAGIFGGFPNTSFSQNVGLIAMTGVMSRHVVTIGALFLILCGLVPKVGAVIRTIPIEVLGGGVIVMFGMVVAAGISMLSDVNWNRRNMVIFAISLSIGLGLQLDPKAVQYLPDTLRVLMTSGLLPAALIAIVLNLLLPEQLSDEATEEVSGGLAGAGKGSLEKRV from the coding sequence ATGACTGACGCTTCACTGGGCACGCCTGAACAGCTGCGCGACCCCAACTATACCCCTGCGCTGGCCAAGGCGGTGCCTTTGGGCATTCAGCATGTGCTGGCGATGTTTGTCTCCAACGTGACGCCTGCGATCATCGTGGCGGGGGCTGCGGGTTTTGGCTTTGGCTCGGATGCTGGGGCGCAGGGCTTTCCCGACATGACCTATCTGATCCAGATGTCGATGCTCTTTGCCGGGATCGCCACGCTGTTTCAAACCATCGGCATGGGGCCCGTGGGCGCTCGGCTACCCATTGTTCAGGGCACCAGCTTTGCCTTTCTGCCGATCATGATCCCGCTTGTCGCCGGCAAAGGTGTCGAAGCGCTGCCTGCGCTGTTTGGCGGTGTGCTGGTCGGTGGGTTGTTTCATACGCTGCTGGGTACCTTCATTGGCCGGATACGCTTTGCCCTCCCGCCGCTTGTAACGGGGTTGGTCGTCACGATGATCGGCCTCGCGCTGGTCAAAGTGGGCATCCAATATGCCGCCGGGGGCGTTCCGGCGATGGATCAGCCGGAATATGGCAGCCTCCTCAACTGGTCCGCCGCGCTGATCGTGATTTTCGCCACGCTGGGATTGAAGTTCTTTACCCGTGGCATGCTCTCGGTCTCTGCCGTCGTGATCGGTATCGCGGTGGGCTATGTCTATGCGCTGCTCATGGGCATGGTCACGGTCGACGGCATCGCGACCAGCTGGGACCGTGCCGCCGCCGTGGCGCTGCCAATTCCTTTTGCCTATGGGTTCGAGTTCAGTTTTGCCGCCGTTGTGGGCTTCTGCCTAATGGCCTTCGTCTCAGCCGTCGAAACCGTCGGCGATGTTTCTGGCATCACCAAGGGCGGCGCGGGGCGCGAGGCAACGGATGCTGAGATCACGGGCGCGACCTATGCCGACGGTCTGGGCAGCGCGATTGCGGGAATTTTCGGGGGCTTTCCGAATACGTCCTTCAGCCAAAATGTCGGCCTAATCGCCATGACCGGTGTGATGAGCCGCCATGTGGTGACCATCGGCGCGCTGTTTTTGATCCTTTGCGGGCTGGTGCCCAAAGTCGGCGCGGTGATCCGCACCATCCCCATCGAAGTCTTGGGCGGCGGTGTGATTGTGATGTTCGGCATGGTTGTCGCGGCGGGCATCTCGATGCTGTCGGACGTGAACTGGAACCGGCGCAACATGGTGATCTTTGCCATCTCGCTGTCGATCGGTCTGGGCCTGCAATTGGACCCGAAAGCGGTACAATATCTGCCTGATACGCTTCGGGTCCTGATGACAAGCGGGCTGCTGCCAGCGGCATTGATCGCGATTGTGTTGAACCTGTTGCTGCCCGAGCAATTGTCGGATGAGGCGACGGAAGAGGTCTCGGGCGGCCTTGCGGGCGCTGGCAAAGGATCGCTTGAAAAGCGGGTCTGA
- a CDS encoding RlmE family RNA methyltransferase, which translates to MTKTPDGKNTSGRGQRDLKVKVKSARGRKLSSTRWLQRQLNDPYVKRAQAEGYRGRAAYKIMELDDKFRFLVPGARIVDLGAAPGGWCQVAVKRCNVLGERSGKQVGTILGVDLQEMEPIAGCELHQLDFMEDDADLKVKEWLGGKADVVMSDMAASASGHKQTDHLRIIALCEAAAYFAFDVLEDGGTFVAKVLAGGAEGELQKLLKMRFTKVANIKPPASRADSSEKFVVATGFKGNEA; encoded by the coding sequence ATGACCAAGACACCGGATGGAAAGAACACCTCAGGGCGCGGTCAGCGCGACCTTAAGGTAAAGGTTAAATCCGCACGCGGGCGCAAGCTTAGCTCGACCCGCTGGTTGCAGCGGCAGTTGAATGATCCGTATGTCAAACGCGCGCAGGCCGAAGGCTATCGCGGGCGCGCGGCTTATAAGATTATGGAGTTAGACGATAAATTCCGGTTCCTCGTGCCCGGCGCACGGATCGTCGATCTGGGCGCGGCACCGGGCGGCTGGTGTCAGGTGGCCGTCAAACGGTGTAACGTGCTGGGCGAGCGGTCGGGCAAGCAGGTTGGCACCATTCTTGGCGTCGACCTTCAAGAGATGGAGCCGATTGCCGGGTGTGAATTGCACCAGCTTGATTTCATGGAAGACGACGCGGACCTGAAGGTCAAGGAATGGCTCGGCGGTAAGGCTGATGTTGTCATGTCCGACATGGCGGCGTCGGCGTCGGGGCATAAACAGACCGATCACCTGCGGATCATCGCGCTGTGCGAAGCGGCGGCCTACTTTGCTTTTGATGTCCTCGAAGACGGCGGCACTTTCGTGGCCAAGGTTCTGGCTGGGGGTGCTGAGGGTGAGTTGCAAAAGCTGCTGAAGATGCGCTTTACCAAGGTCGCAAACATCAAACCCCCGGCCAGCCGTGCGGATTCTTCAGAGAAATTCGTTGTGGCCACAGGGTTTAAGGGCAACGAGGCCTAA